A genomic segment from Blastococcus sp. PRF04-17 encodes:
- a CDS encoding PaaI family thioesterase, with translation MAATGFHTADELNALLPGTLPGLLGLSITAHEPGRLEAALDVRPELLAPNGYLHAATVVGLADTACGLATRALLPEGSSGFTTIELKSNFLGTAREGRIEVVATNAHAGRTTQVWDAVVTVSGSGKKIALFRCTQSVLWPRTG, from the coding sequence ATGGCCGCCACCGGGTTCCACACCGCCGACGAGCTCAACGCGCTGCTCCCGGGCACGCTGCCGGGCCTGCTCGGGCTGAGCATCACCGCGCACGAGCCCGGCCGGCTGGAGGCCGCCCTCGACGTCCGCCCGGAGCTGCTCGCCCCCAACGGCTACCTGCACGCCGCGACCGTGGTCGGCCTGGCCGACACCGCCTGCGGCCTGGCCACCCGCGCCCTCCTGCCCGAGGGCTCCTCCGGCTTCACCACGATCGAGCTCAAGTCGAACTTCCTCGGCACCGCCCGCGAGGGCCGGATCGAGGTGGTGGCCACCAACGCGCACGCCGGCCGGACGACCCAGGTCTGGGACGCCGTGGTGACCGTCTCCGGCAGCGGCAAGAAGATCGCCCTGTTCCGCTGCACGCAGTCCGTCCTCTGGCCGCGCACCGGCTGA
- a CDS encoding NAD(P)H-quinone oxidoreductase: MRAVTFSEPGGPDVLRWTEVPDPVCGPGEVVVDVAATAVNRADLLQRQGFYPPPPGASDVLGLECSGLVSEIGEGVTGWSVGDEVCALLAGGGYAERVAVPAGQLLPKPAGVELATAAALPEVTCTVWSNVFLLAGLRRGENFLVHGGSSGIGTMAIQLAARAGARVFTTAGTAAKLAVCRELGADVGINYRDEDFVERIAEETGGAGVDVVLDNMGAKYLARNVDALAVGGRLVCIGMQGGTKAELDLGKLMRKRGSVHATTLRSRPATGPGGKAEIVAAVRHDVWPDVERGVVRPIVDRRLPLSRAAEAHAVVEASEHIGKVLLLPAD; this comes from the coding sequence ATGCGTGCGGTGACCTTCAGCGAGCCCGGCGGTCCCGACGTCCTGCGCTGGACGGAGGTGCCCGACCCCGTGTGCGGTCCGGGGGAGGTCGTCGTCGACGTCGCCGCGACCGCGGTCAACCGCGCCGACCTGCTGCAGCGGCAGGGCTTCTACCCCCCGCCGCCGGGCGCCAGCGACGTCCTCGGGCTGGAGTGCAGCGGCCTGGTGAGCGAGATCGGCGAAGGTGTGACCGGCTGGTCGGTGGGCGACGAGGTGTGCGCCCTGCTGGCGGGCGGCGGGTACGCCGAACGCGTCGCCGTCCCGGCGGGGCAGCTGCTGCCGAAGCCGGCGGGCGTGGAGCTCGCGACCGCCGCCGCCCTGCCGGAGGTGACCTGCACCGTCTGGTCGAACGTCTTCCTGCTCGCGGGGCTGCGCCGGGGCGAGAACTTCCTGGTGCACGGCGGCTCCAGCGGCATCGGCACGATGGCCATCCAGCTGGCCGCCCGGGCGGGCGCGCGCGTGTTCACGACCGCCGGGACGGCGGCCAAGCTCGCCGTCTGCCGCGAGCTCGGCGCCGACGTGGGCATCAACTACCGCGACGAGGACTTCGTCGAGCGGATCGCCGAGGAGACCGGCGGCGCCGGGGTCGACGTCGTCCTCGACAACATGGGCGCCAAGTACCTGGCCCGCAACGTCGACGCCCTCGCCGTCGGTGGCCGGCTGGTGTGCATCGGCATGCAGGGCGGCACGAAGGCCGAGCTCGACCTCGGCAAGCTGATGCGCAAGCGCGGCTCGGTGCACGCGACCACCCTGCGTTCCCGGCCGGCGACCGGTCCGGGCGGCAAGGCCGAGATCGTGGCGGCGGTGCGGCACGACGTGTGGCCCGACGTGGAGCGGGGGGTCGTCCGGCCGATCGTCGACCGGCGGCTGCCGCTGTCGCGGGCCGCCGAGGCGCACGCCGTGGTCGAGGCGAGCGAGCACATCGGCAAGGTGCTGCTGCTGCCCGCCGACTGA
- a CDS encoding COG4315 family predicted lipoprotein: MRTSILPTALAAGVLALGGCGSDTGGDAGTGTDTSVAAEDAVLSTADTELGEVVVDADGRTVYVFDKDTPGSGESACSGQCLEAWPPVTADTEEPAVDGVTGDVGTITRDDGTLQVTLDGSPLYLWQGDTAEGDVTGQGVQDVWWVVAPDGSKVTTAPPPDSTY; this comes from the coding sequence ATGCGCACGTCGATCCTTCCCACCGCCCTGGCCGCCGGTGTGCTGGCCCTCGGCGGCTGCGGCTCCGACACCGGAGGCGACGCCGGCACGGGCACCGACACGTCGGTCGCCGCCGAGGACGCCGTCCTGTCGACGGCCGACACGGAACTCGGCGAGGTCGTCGTCGACGCCGACGGCCGCACTGTCTACGTCTTCGACAAGGACACCCCCGGCTCGGGCGAGAGCGCCTGCTCGGGACAGTGCCTCGAAGCCTGGCCGCCGGTGACCGCTGACACCGAGGAGCCGGCCGTCGACGGCGTCACCGGCGACGTCGGCACCATCACCCGGGACGACGGCACGCTGCAGGTCACTCTCGACGGCTCCCCGCTCTACCTGTGGCAGGGCGACACCGCCGAGGGCGACGTGACCGGGCAGGGCGTGCAGGACGTCTGGTGGGTCGTCGCCCCGGACGGCAGCAAGGTCACCACTGCCCCGCCTCCGGACTCCACATACTGA
- a CDS encoding sigma-70 family RNA polymerase sigma factor — protein MTHAMRARGGQTGERELRALYDSHALPLLAYALRLCGGDRAQAEDLVQETLVRAWRHLDRLDPAAAPVRPWLFTVARHLAVDAHRARRARPPEAGPAALESVPGLDSVESSLDRIIVTDALQSLSPEHRAVIVETYYRGRSVAEAAQVLGIPAGTVKSRCYYALRALKLALAERGVST, from the coding sequence GTGACCCACGCGATGAGGGCGCGGGGCGGGCAGACGGGCGAGCGCGAACTCCGCGCGCTCTACGACTCGCACGCCCTGCCCCTGCTCGCCTACGCCCTGCGGCTGTGCGGCGGCGACCGGGCACAGGCCGAGGACCTCGTCCAGGAGACGCTGGTCCGCGCCTGGCGGCACCTCGACCGGCTCGACCCCGCCGCGGCCCCGGTGCGGCCCTGGCTGTTCACCGTGGCGCGCCACCTGGCCGTCGATGCCCACCGCGCCCGCCGCGCCCGGCCGCCCGAGGCGGGGCCGGCCGCGCTGGAGTCCGTGCCGGGGCTGGACTCGGTGGAGAGCAGCCTCGATCGGATCATCGTCACCGACGCCCTGCAGTCGCTCTCGCCCGAGCACCGCGCCGTGATCGTCGAGACCTACTACCGGGGGCGCAGCGTCGCCGAGGCGGCGCAGGTGCTCGGCATCCCGGCCGGCACCGTGAAGTCGCGCTGCTACTACGCGCTCCGTGCCCTCAAGCTCGCCCTGGCCGAACGGGGGGTGTCGACATGA
- a CDS encoding VOC family protein: MSGRVVHFEIPYDDGDRARGFYEGIFGWQLMTMPEMGGYTLVTSGPSGDRGPTEPGYINGGMLSREQAATQGPVIVVDVDSIDAKLIKIEETGGKVVVGKTAVGDMGFAAYFSDPEGNVMGLWETAPQP; encoded by the coding sequence ATGAGCGGTCGGGTCGTGCACTTCGAGATCCCCTACGACGACGGGGACCGGGCACGGGGCTTCTACGAGGGGATCTTCGGCTGGCAGCTGATGACCATGCCGGAGATGGGCGGGTACACGCTGGTGACGTCGGGACCGAGCGGCGACCGCGGGCCGACCGAGCCGGGCTACATCAACGGCGGCATGCTCAGCCGCGAGCAGGCCGCCACGCAGGGCCCGGTGATCGTGGTCGACGTGGACAGCATCGACGCCAAGCTGATCAAGATCGAGGAGACCGGCGGGAAGGTCGTCGTCGGCAAGACCGCGGTGGGCGACATGGGGTTCGCCGCCTACTTCTCCGACCCCGAGGGCAACGTGATGGGCCTCTGGGAGACCGCTCCCCAGCCCTGA
- a CDS encoding Cof-type HAD-IIB family hydrolase, which produces MSDWRPRLIASDMDGTLLRWNDTVSDETVAELARWRAEGVPVVLATGRPPRWMHRIREVLGHGTAVCCNGAVLLDLERLEILDEEPLRPEILREVTTELRRRQPDTWFAVEYGFEFRHEPIYKPRWDVDAPGVAEATLEEMVAEPVAKLLARHEDLPRDEFVALVEDVVGGRATVTNSSTDALAEISAAGVTKASGLARVAARHGVGPEDVVVFGDMPNDIAAFEWVRAGGGRAVAMAHAHPDLMAVATDVTGTNEDDGVAAFLASL; this is translated from the coding sequence ATGTCTGACTGGAGGCCGCGGCTGATCGCCAGCGACATGGACGGCACGCTCCTGCGCTGGAACGACACGGTGAGCGACGAGACGGTGGCCGAGCTGGCCCGCTGGCGGGCCGAGGGCGTCCCCGTCGTGCTGGCCACCGGCCGGCCGCCGCGCTGGATGCACCGGATCCGCGAGGTCCTCGGCCACGGCACCGCCGTCTGCTGCAACGGCGCCGTCCTCCTCGACCTCGAGCGGCTGGAGATCCTCGACGAGGAACCGCTCCGGCCGGAGATCCTGCGCGAGGTGACCACCGAGTTGCGGCGCCGGCAGCCCGACACCTGGTTCGCCGTCGAGTACGGCTTCGAGTTCCGGCACGAGCCGATCTACAAGCCGCGGTGGGACGTCGACGCACCCGGCGTGGCCGAGGCGACGCTGGAGGAGATGGTGGCCGAGCCGGTGGCCAAGCTGCTGGCCCGCCACGAGGACCTGCCCCGCGACGAGTTCGTCGCCCTGGTCGAGGACGTGGTCGGCGGCCGGGCCACGGTCACCAACTCCTCGACCGACGCGCTCGCCGAGATCTCCGCGGCCGGCGTCACCAAGGCCTCGGGTCTGGCCAGGGTCGCCGCGCGGCACGGCGTCGGCCCCGAGGACGTCGTCGTGTTCGGCGACATGCCCAACGACATCGCGGCCTTCGAGTGGGTCCGGGCCGGCGGCGGCCGGGCGGTCGCGATGGCGCACGCGCACCCGGACCTCATGGCCGTGGCGACCGACGTCACCGGCACCAACGAGGACGACGGCGTGGCGGCGTTCCTCGCGTCGCTCTGA
- a CDS encoding type IV toxin-antitoxin system AbiEi family antitoxin domain-containing protein: MHPALEAAALRRGGVFTVADARSAGYRPDEIRSAVGTGDWHRLRRGIYVSARTWAAVAGDARAKHLLDSVAVLTALGRGPVLSHSSAARFHDVVLPQGVDDVVRLTDPDQWRTGRGYRIAAATLPAGDVVRTGPFDVTSTARTLVDVAREWSLVDSVVAVDDAIFRKRVRRSDVRAAILRQSHWVGIGVAARVLGLSDGRAESPLESRGRLALLQAGLPRPELQVELHGPRGFVGRVDAWYEDAGVAIEFDGLVKYTDPRDGGAPSEVAWQEKRREDLIRDLDVRVVRVVHADLPRLGGPVARLRQLIAQPLGGPRRFTVVRRPEPGSDPEHAAA; the protein is encoded by the coding sequence GTGCATCCAGCTCTCGAGGCCGCCGCTCTGCGCCGTGGCGGCGTGTTCACGGTCGCCGATGCCCGAAGCGCCGGCTACCGCCCCGACGAGATCCGCTCGGCCGTCGGCACGGGCGACTGGCACCGGTTGCGGCGCGGCATCTACGTGTCGGCCAGAACGTGGGCAGCGGTAGCGGGCGACGCGCGTGCGAAACACCTCCTCGACTCGGTCGCCGTCCTGACCGCTCTGGGGCGCGGTCCGGTGCTCAGTCACTCGTCCGCGGCTCGGTTCCACGACGTCGTCCTACCGCAGGGTGTGGACGACGTCGTCCGGCTGACCGATCCCGATCAGTGGCGAACCGGCAGGGGATACCGGATCGCCGCGGCGACGCTGCCGGCGGGGGACGTCGTCCGTACCGGGCCGTTCGACGTGACAAGTACGGCGCGGACGTTGGTCGACGTGGCCCGGGAGTGGTCCCTCGTGGACTCCGTCGTGGCCGTCGATGACGCGATCTTCAGGAAGCGTGTCCGGCGGTCGGACGTCCGGGCCGCGATCCTGCGCCAGAGCCACTGGGTGGGCATCGGTGTCGCCGCACGCGTGCTCGGGCTGTCCGACGGGCGAGCCGAGTCACCCCTGGAGTCCCGCGGGCGGCTGGCGCTCCTGCAAGCGGGGCTGCCCCGCCCGGAGCTGCAAGTGGAGCTGCACGGACCTCGCGGCTTCGTCGGTCGGGTGGATGCGTGGTACGAGGACGCCGGCGTCGCGATCGAGTTCGACGGCCTGGTCAAGTACACCGACCCACGCGACGGGGGCGCACCCAGCGAGGTGGCATGGCAGGAGAAGCGCCGCGAGGACCTGATCCGTGACCTGGACGTGCGGGTGGTCCGGGTCGTCCATGCGGACCTGCCTCGACTTGGCGGCCCGGTCGCGCGGCTTCGGCAATTGATCGCGCAACCGCTGGGCGGTCCTCGCCGGTTCACGGTCGTCCGTCGACCAGAGCCCGGCTCCGACCCCGAGCACGCGGCCGCCTGA
- a CDS encoding HAD family hydrolase: MTGSAPKPLKAYGALPGADEVVELPDLGRWRPKLVATDLDGTLLDSAGEVSPRTRAALEACWDAGIPVVGVTGRGPRLLDSVRVALDGRGIAVLSQGGFVVDLERDEVLRTVALPREQAVAVIRRIEAVAGDLVLAVEDAAEQGEIHSPLRVQHGFNWPYPEPAHLLPRDEVLPPGAVLKVFLRSAALGQDELLARARRVVDPVDAEVTHAGLGFIEVLPPGITKATGLAVALERYGVGLGDVLVFGDMPNDLPMITAVAQAGGRAVAVANAHPAVRAAAPERTSGHDADGVARYLEAILADV; this comes from the coding sequence ATGACCGGGTCCGCGCCGAAGCCGCTCAAGGCCTACGGCGCCCTGCCCGGCGCCGACGAGGTGGTGGAGCTGCCCGACCTCGGTCGCTGGCGGCCCAAGCTCGTCGCCACCGACCTCGACGGCACCCTGCTGGACTCCGCCGGCGAGGTGTCGCCGCGCACCCGTGCGGCGCTCGAGGCGTGCTGGGACGCCGGCATCCCCGTGGTGGGCGTGACCGGCCGTGGCCCACGCCTGCTCGACAGCGTGCGCGTTGCGCTGGACGGCCGCGGGATCGCGGTGCTGTCCCAGGGTGGTTTCGTCGTCGACCTCGAGCGCGACGAGGTGCTGCGCACCGTGGCGCTCCCACGGGAGCAGGCCGTCGCCGTCATCCGCCGCATCGAGGCCGTGGCCGGTGACCTCGTCCTCGCCGTCGAGGACGCCGCCGAGCAGGGGGAGATCCACAGCCCGCTGCGGGTGCAGCACGGCTTCAACTGGCCCTATCCCGAACCGGCGCACCTGCTGCCCCGCGACGAGGTCCTCCCACCCGGCGCCGTCCTCAAGGTGTTCCTCCGCTCGGCCGCCCTCGGCCAGGACGAGCTGCTGGCCCGCGCCCGCCGCGTCGTCGACCCCGTCGACGCCGAGGTCACCCACGCCGGGCTCGGCTTCATCGAGGTGCTGCCGCCCGGCATCACCAAGGCCACCGGGCTGGCGGTCGCGCTCGAGCGCTACGGCGTCGGCCTCGGCGACGTCCTGGTGTTCGGTGACATGCCCAACGACCTGCCGATGATCACGGCGGTCGCGCAGGCCGGTGGTCGCGCGGTGGCCGTGGCCAACGCGCACCCGGCCGTCCGTGCGGCGGCGCCCGAGCGCACCAGCGGGCACGACGCCGACGGCGTGGCCCGGTACCTCGAGGCGATCCTCGCCGATGTCTGA
- a CDS encoding anti-sigma factor family protein — protein MTCPVPADGLGAYLLGALDPAERRQLDRHLAECPECAAELDELRGLPALLDRVDPDDLRPVPVAPSADLFERMSAAAGTTGRHRRRALGLVAAAVLVLGGVGAGVATWAGAPGEQTVSAVEGPVEVRITATPAEDGVELHVAVAGMRPGELCQLVAVDESGGRHPAGQWPVSADGDGEWVGWADVDAGALAGVAVLGDGGRELARLRF, from the coding sequence ATGACCTGCCCCGTGCCCGCCGACGGCCTGGGTGCCTACCTGCTGGGAGCGCTGGACCCCGCCGAGCGCCGGCAGCTGGACCGGCACCTCGCCGAGTGCCCGGAGTGCGCCGCCGAGCTCGACGAGCTGCGCGGGCTCCCGGCGCTGCTGGACCGCGTGGACCCCGACGACCTGCGGCCCGTGCCCGTCGCGCCGTCCGCCGACCTGTTCGAGCGCATGTCGGCGGCGGCCGGCACGACCGGACGGCACCGCCGTCGTGCGCTGGGGCTGGTGGCGGCGGCGGTGCTCGTCCTCGGCGGCGTCGGCGCCGGCGTCGCGACCTGGGCCGGCGCACCCGGCGAGCAGACCGTCAGTGCGGTCGAGGGGCCGGTCGAGGTGCGGATCACCGCCACCCCGGCCGAGGACGGCGTCGAACTGCACGTCGCCGTCGCCGGCATGCGGCCCGGCGAGCTGTGCCAGCTGGTCGCGGTCGACGAGAGCGGTGGGCGGCACCCGGCCGGGCAGTGGCCGGTGTCGGCGGACGGCGACGGCGAATGGGTCGGCTGGGCCGATGTCGACGCCGGTGCCCTGGCCGGCGTCGCCGTGCTCGGGGACGGCGGGCGGGAGCTGGCCCGCCTGCGCTTCTGA
- a CDS encoding bacterial proteasome activator family protein, producing MTSPGTGNERPRQVVVVGPDGQPVGALAMPQGAEDDGSDGGMSVGEMVEQPAKVMRIGTMIKQLLEEVRAAPLDDASRQRLRDIHASSIRELEQGLAPELREELERITLPFSEDSTPSDAELRIAQAQLVGWLEGVFHGIQTALFAQQMAARAQLEEIRRKALPGGQHAPQQPDLRPGGGQYL from the coding sequence ATGACTTCACCCGGTACCGGCAACGAGCGCCCTCGACAGGTCGTCGTCGTGGGGCCCGACGGGCAGCCGGTCGGCGCCCTCGCCATGCCCCAGGGCGCAGAAGACGACGGGTCGGACGGCGGCATGAGCGTCGGCGAGATGGTCGAGCAGCCCGCCAAGGTGATGCGGATCGGGACGATGATCAAGCAGCTGCTCGAGGAGGTGCGGGCCGCGCCCCTGGACGACGCCAGCCGGCAGCGGCTGCGCGACATCCACGCCTCGTCGATCCGCGAGCTGGAGCAGGGCCTCGCCCCGGAGCTGCGCGAGGAGCTCGAACGGATCACCCTGCCGTTCAGCGAGGACTCGACCCCGTCGGACGCCGAACTCCGGATCGCCCAGGCCCAGCTGGTCGGCTGGCTGGAGGGCGTGTTCCACGGCATCCAGACCGCGCTGTTCGCCCAGCAGATGGCGGCGCGGGCGCAGCTGGAGGAGATCCGACGCAAGGCGTTGCCGGGCGGCCAGCACGCGCCGCAGCAGCCCGACCTGCGCCCCGGCGGCGGCCAGTACCTCTGA
- a CDS encoding 4-coumarate--CoA ligase family protein yields MALASPYPDVEIPNVSVPEFVLAAGKARPDAPALIDGLKGDVITHGQLAAYVDRVAANLHARGLRKGDVVAMFVPNTPWYPVIFHGIAKAGMVMSPINSLYTPDEIAFQLKDSGAKILITINLFMERVEPAIEKAPVDEVVVLDFRDGYANLFDLLGEDAPSVDVEIDAENDLVTLPYSSGTTGLPKGVMLTHRNLVANVAQCRPLINLKEDERIIAVLPFFHIYGLTVLMNQGLAWGGAVVTLPRFDLEDFLRTIQDHKITRAFVAPPILLAMAKHPVVDQYDLSSLTSILSGAAPLDEQLAHAAEDRLRKGAEDGVKVGQGYGMTELSPVSHTTPDPGCEPPGARSDVPKGSVGYAVPNTECRLINPETGQDAADGERGELWIRGPQVMKGYLNNEEATRTTIDAEGWLHTGDVAIVDAEGRYTVVDRVKELIKYKGYQVAPAELEAVLIGHPEIADAAVIGVPDKESGEELPKAFCVRAPGSEITEEAVMAYMAEKVAPHKKVRFVEFIDAVPKSAAGKILRKDLKARA; encoded by the coding sequence GTGGCACTGGCCAGCCCTTATCCCGACGTCGAGATCCCGAACGTCTCCGTTCCCGAGTTCGTGTTGGCCGCCGGTAAGGCCCGGCCGGACGCCCCGGCGCTGATCGACGGGCTCAAGGGTGACGTCATCACCCACGGTCAGCTCGCGGCCTACGTCGACCGGGTCGCGGCGAACCTGCACGCCCGCGGCCTGCGCAAGGGCGACGTCGTCGCCATGTTCGTGCCGAACACGCCCTGGTACCCGGTGATCTTCCACGGCATCGCCAAGGCCGGCATGGTGATGAGCCCGATCAACAGCCTCTACACCCCCGACGAGATCGCCTTCCAGCTGAAGGACTCCGGGGCGAAGATCCTGATCACCATCAACCTGTTCATGGAGCGGGTCGAGCCGGCGATCGAGAAGGCGCCGGTCGACGAGGTCGTCGTCCTGGACTTCCGCGACGGCTACGCGAACCTGTTCGACCTGCTCGGCGAGGACGCCCCGAGCGTCGACGTCGAGATCGACGCCGAGAACGACCTCGTCACGCTGCCCTACTCCAGCGGTACGACCGGCCTGCCCAAGGGCGTCATGCTGACCCACCGCAACCTGGTGGCCAACGTCGCCCAGTGCCGGCCGCTGATCAACCTCAAGGAGGACGAGCGGATCATCGCCGTCCTGCCGTTCTTCCACATCTACGGCCTCACGGTGCTGATGAACCAGGGCCTGGCATGGGGCGGCGCCGTCGTCACGCTGCCGCGGTTCGACCTCGAGGACTTCCTGCGCACCATCCAGGACCACAAGATCACCCGCGCGTTCGTCGCCCCGCCGATCCTGCTCGCGATGGCCAAGCACCCGGTGGTCGACCAGTACGACCTGTCCTCGCTCACCTCGATCCTCTCCGGCGCCGCGCCGCTCGACGAGCAGCTGGCCCACGCCGCCGAGGACCGGCTGCGCAAGGGCGCCGAGGACGGCGTCAAGGTCGGGCAGGGCTACGGCATGACCGAGCTCTCGCCCGTGTCGCACACGACGCCCGACCCCGGCTGCGAGCCGCCGGGGGCGCGCAGCGACGTGCCGAAGGGCTCGGTCGGCTACGCGGTGCCCAACACCGAGTGCCGGCTGATCAACCCGGAGACGGGTCAGGACGCCGCCGACGGCGAGCGGGGCGAGCTGTGGATCCGCGGCCCGCAGGTGATGAAGGGCTACCTCAACAACGAGGAGGCCACCCGCACCACGATCGACGCCGAGGGCTGGCTGCACACCGGCGACGTGGCGATCGTCGACGCCGAGGGCCGCTACACGGTCGTCGACCGCGTCAAGGAGCTGATCAAGTACAAGGGTTACCAGGTGGCGCCGGCCGAGCTCGAGGCCGTGCTCATCGGCCACCCCGAGATCGCCGACGCCGCGGTGATCGGCGTCCCGGACAAGGAGAGCGGCGAGGAGCTGCCGAAGGCCTTCTGCGTCCGCGCGCCCGGCTCCGAGATCACCGAGGAGGCGGTCATGGCGTACATGGCCGAGAAGGTGGCTCCGCACAAGAAGGTCCGCTTCGTCGAGTTCATCGACGCGGTGCCGAAGTCCGCCGCCGGCAAGATCCTGCGCAAGGACCTCAAGGCCCGCGCCTGA
- the serS gene encoding serine--tRNA ligase, whose protein sequence is MIDLRFVREHPDAVRASQRARGADESVVDKLLAADADRRALVRRVDDLRAEQKDASQAVKKAGPDERPAVLERAKSLAAEVKQAEEELREADAALREIHLRIPNVVADDVPPGGEDDAVTLRTVGEVPAYDFDVRDHIEIGEALGAIDMERGAKVSGSRFYFLTGPGALLEFALAQLAISRAVAAGFTPVVAPALVRPEAMEGTGFLGEHDEEVYRIERDDLYLVGTSEVALAGMHSGEVLELDGPRRYAGWSSCFRREAGSYGKDTRGIIRVHWFDKVEMFSFCRPEETAAEHLRLLEWEEQFLQLLELPYRVVDIAAGDLGTSATRKYDIEAWFPSQGTYRELTSTSDCTTFQARRLNIRYRDADGRPQTAATLNGTLCAIARTIACLLEVHQQADGSVHVPAALRPWLGGVDRLTPGMTLQAAVPPA, encoded by the coding sequence GTGATCGACCTGCGATTCGTGCGCGAACACCCCGACGCCGTCCGTGCCAGCCAGCGTGCGCGGGGTGCCGACGAGTCCGTGGTCGACAAGCTGCTGGCCGCCGACGCTGACCGGCGTGCGCTGGTCCGGCGCGTCGACGACCTGCGCGCCGAGCAGAAGGACGCCTCCCAGGCGGTCAAGAAGGCCGGCCCTGACGAGCGCCCCGCCGTCCTGGAGCGCGCGAAGAGCCTCGCCGCCGAGGTCAAGCAGGCCGAGGAGGAGCTGCGCGAGGCCGACGCCGCGCTGCGCGAGATCCACCTGCGGATCCCGAACGTCGTCGCCGACGATGTCCCGCCCGGCGGTGAGGACGACGCCGTCACCCTGCGCACCGTCGGCGAGGTGCCGGCCTACGACTTCGACGTCCGGGACCACATCGAGATCGGCGAGGCCCTCGGCGCCATCGACATGGAGCGCGGCGCCAAGGTGTCGGGCTCGCGCTTCTACTTCCTGACCGGCCCGGGCGCGCTGCTCGAGTTCGCCCTCGCCCAGCTGGCGATCAGCCGCGCGGTCGCCGCGGGCTTCACTCCCGTCGTCGCCCCCGCGCTGGTGCGCCCCGAGGCGATGGAGGGCACCGGTTTCCTCGGCGAGCACGACGAGGAGGTCTACCGGATCGAGCGCGACGACCTGTACCTCGTCGGTACCTCCGAGGTGGCGCTGGCCGGCATGCACTCGGGCGAGGTGCTCGAGCTCGACGGGCCGCGCCGCTACGCCGGTTGGTCGTCCTGCTTCCGCCGGGAGGCCGGCTCGTACGGCAAGGACACCCGCGGCATCATCCGCGTGCACTGGTTCGACAAGGTCGAGATGTTCAGCTTCTGCCGGCCCGAGGAGACCGCCGCCGAGCACCTGCGCCTGCTCGAGTGGGAGGAGCAGTTCCTGCAGCTGCTCGAGCTGCCCTACCGCGTCGTGGACATCGCCGCCGGCGACCTCGGCACCAGCGCGACCCGCAAGTACGACATCGAGGCCTGGTTCCCCTCGCAGGGCACCTACCGCGAGCTCACCTCGACGTCGGACTGCACGACCTTCCAGGCGCGGCGGCTCAACATCCGGTACCGCGACGCCGACGGCAGGCCGCAGACCGCCGCGACCCTCAACGGCACGCTCTGCGCGATCGCCCGCACCATCGCCTGCCTGCTCGAGGTCCACCAGCAGGCCGACGGCTCGGTGCACGTGCCGGCCGCGCTGCGCCCGTGGCTCGGCGGGGTCGACCGGCTCACGCCCGGGATGACGCTGCAGGCCGCGGTCCCGCCCGCATGA